GCCACTCCTCGTCGTCATCTTGCTCATCATCGTCGGCGTGTCGTAGTGGGATTCCTCCCGGTCTCCTTCTTTGATCATTTCTTTGGTTGGCCAGTTTCTAAGGTTCCTTTGAGCCCGTCAGCCACCTCTGTTTCCTGCCTTCCAGTCATAATCCTCGTTCCTTGCCGGTGCCGGTAGTTCATCCATTCTTCGAGTGAGTGAGTCTAAGTTGTCCATTactttgttcattttgtcATGTAAATCTCCCAAGGAGTCTTCGACGGCCAGCAAGCGTACAGTGGTGGTCCTTGGAGAGAGGGTGGCGGTCTCTTCCACCTCTTCCTGCTCGCGGTTGTCCCCTGCGGCGGGGATTCTTCTCCGGCCAGCCATCCGTCTGAGGATCGggctgctctgataccacttgatgtaattcaagttGGACTTAGTTTTTCACAACTGCCAATAATGGCTAAGAGATGGAGTATTTATTGAGGATTGTAAGTAGTTACAAGTAGATGAAATAACTGTTTTTATGAAACAGTCTTAACTGCAGTCCTAACAGCTGAAcagtttaattgtttaaaactGTTTTACTAACTAACTACAGTTGTTTAGCCATGACATTCTATATTACATCATAAACCTAACCAAGTTATTCAACCAAATTGGTGTTAGTTTCACGTAATcacgaaaaataaaaatttcttgGTGGACTGGATGTTGTATGGccaagtaaaaaagaaaacccagcCATAATGGACGAGCCGTGAAGGTGAAAAACATAGGATATGTTTGAGAATGATTTTTTAGAGTTAAAATCACTCCGTATATGTTAGAAGCCACTCTGGCATGCCCTTAACTATTGAgaattttaatcaatttaatgtttgatttaatACTTAAACCCGATTTTCATAGCaccaaatttgattttcaatgaCTAAAATGTGTTCCTCAGAGTAATTTTGGACATGACATGtgatttttatcattttaaaatgttgctatatacttaattattttgaatctaattgttacatttgcaattatcccattttttttatgttccaCGCTAATCTATATATGCCTGAATACAGTTTCAAGCATGTAGCCAGGAATGTCTCGCAAAGTACTGAGTTACtttttcacatgatttttgCTAGCAGGATAAATTAGTTTAAGCTCTAGAAGGAACCAACTTATCCCCTTAAGggaaaccaaaacaaataattaagaataacGAGGATACGAATTTTACCCaggaaatggagaaaaatgaacaaaacacCAATTTCCTTTGTATGCAAAAACATGGCTCAAGATATTTAAGGCCAAGAAGAGGTCCTCGAGAGCAACCAGTTACAAACCTAATGAAAAAGCAAGATccaattgttatatttctgaAGTTCAGTTTTTCTCTAAGCCAACTTGAGACAAGAAGTAATGACCAACTGATGTGTAATGAAAATACTCACTtcagaaatttcttttggttttccaCGGAGAAACTTTTGATAACTTCCCAAAACATCTCAATGACATAATGCTCCTGAAagcatgaaataaaaattcaaatttcgaTGTTCCCACATTTCAAAAGCATAAAAGAACATGattaaaaaagtgaagatgTTTCTCAGTTTCCTATCACAAATTTCTTGATCATGGTTGTGCCTGACCAAACAGGGCATTACAAACAATACAAGTCCAAAGTTTGTTTTCATAGTCATAGAAACATAAGAGAGGACTAGAAGTCTGAATAATGGTAATCAATTTATCCCCCAGtttcaaacacaaatacaGGCATACACATTGTAAGAATTcgaaattaattgaaaaatattaaaaagaatctaaACGATGACCAACTCCCTAAGCTCCAAAGACTTCAAAACCATCTCCCAATTACCCGGGTGAGATCCTCCAACATCATCTacaattatgaaatttaattgacTTGACATCACAATTCCGATTGCACTACAATAAATCTAGTATTCGATATCCTAAACCAAGAATTGTTCAACCTCCAAAGGAAGATTAATTGTAACTAATCTTCTtgcaagatttcaaattttcaaaattttatcgaacacaatatgcaaaaaaattatgcagaaaagaaaagaaaagaaaagaaaatacatatgtAGAAAAAAGGGTTTAATAGAACTTACCCTATGAACCTGATATTAAAAGCTGAAATGAAATAGACCAGTCAAAGACAGCAACTCGATTTATCTTGGAACCACAAAAGACTAGCAACAAAACCTCACAGTATTTAGCCATTGGTCCATGATTTGACCTAAATTAGGGttctctttatgtttttcttatcatttccCATCGCAAGGGAATTTTTTTCCCACATCTTTTCCCCTTACAAGGACTTCAGTTGTCACCACTTAGAGTCCATGTATGGCTAAAAACAATCTAGTTCACTTCGTTTATTTCTCAGATTTTAATGATTAGTAAAATTCTGCCTCTACACTTTTACGAGCATTATGCCTCTTCGAAAATGAACAACTTGAATCTTAAGGAAGACTAGTTTCCTTATCCTGAACCTGAATCTTCACATCATCAAGGAAACCCACATCTATTCCTTCAGGTGAACTCAATAAGGAAGACCCTTATTCCTCTAGGGTTTAGGCTTTGGTTAGTTGCTGCCCAGATCACAAGATCAAGTGTACTCCTAATCATTCTAGGTTCTTgctttaattagtttagtgTTTCACGtcacatgaaaattaaaggtcGACAATGGCACATTATCAAAACTACTAACctcctccccctccccctcccccacccacacacccacacacccacacaaaaagaagaataaaaatgcaaATCTAAGTGCTTAACCCTACTGACTTCGTATGGTCTAggagaaaaaatgttcctcCTTTAACATACTTCTTTCCCAAATAGTATAATTAATACTAGCATGAAATAGGATTCAAGGCACATGAGGCAGTTGATGTGCAATGATAAACGAGTCATCAAGAGATTATATAACAGCAAACCAGCCTTTTCATGCAAACCACGTTACTATCTCAGTGAGCCAGTGATACCTGGAATTCAAGCTCATTGAACATGTCGATCCATTCTTTCTGTATAAGCTGCTGAAACCCTCTCAAAAAATGAGAACTTTGCTGTCGTATCTGAGGAGGACatgttttcaatcaacatTGGAGTAGGGAGACACATTGGATAAACAAGGGACAAACTATGCTGAAAGTTCAAACGATGATTGGCAACAAGATGAATGAATGTGATGACATTTTCACAGGTGACACGACGGTTTCTTCCTCCAGGAAGTAGCTCTTCTTCAGTTTGCTTTCCATATTCattgtttataataacaaaatatagccCTAGTTCAGAAATGTCACCTTCATAATGCTGTCCAGAAAAATCAGAAGGGAAGAcccaaaatttaagataaggAGTGAGAAAAAGATTCTATGAGGATACTAGATTGATCTAGATCATCGATCAACAGGCTAAGTGTGGTATCAGCTAAAAGTGATACCAGGGAATACACacctttaagaaaataaggtgGCGATACAATTCAGGATCCAAGCATGGCAAGTCATTTAGATAGTTCTACCTGTTGTGATGATAAACATTGGAAATATTCAATGTTGGGTTAAATATTATTCCATCTTTATACCATGCAACCATGCAATATTAAActctcataaattatatagaaaGCTGATAGACCTCCCATAGTAAAGGTGCATTCCCGTAGAGACaagaatagaaagaagaaagaatgattgagtgttagttggtatttttccatttgtgtgggcccttaggaatgtgtttgttagagtggggccaagtattttattatttctctgAGCAATTACTTAAGTGTCTTGAGTGGGAGGGTATGAGTATCTTTTTGGACATATGATTTTGGTCTAGACTCTCATTAGAGTCTGGAGAGACTTGGGAGCTCTCAAATCCTTTCCcacagttgataaataaaattttggctaaagccttaacagttttggtatcagagccaacGTTCCTGGTATGGTTGGTAAAAATTGAGCGAggatatgaaattgttaataCACGGGATGGGAGTGACGGGAAGTGCCTCAAAAGGATCCACATCTAGTGAAAGAACGATTACAGACAAGGGAAAGGGAATAATGAATGAGGAACAAGTTcaggaagaaaaaagtgaacaaaaaaCTAACCCGGTGGTGGATGAGGGAGTTGGAGTACCATGTGCACCAAATATTTGTGAGATACCCCTTTTTGACACGAAGCTACGAAAATTGGAGGTGCCGATATTTAaaggggaggaagaagagaacgTGGATGGATAGCTACATCATGTGGAGTGCTATTTTGTGGTGAATATCTGACGAAGAGAGATAAGTTGGATGCGGCGGTCCTGTGCTTGGAGGGGAAGCTTTGGACTGGTATCAATGGAAGgaggatagaaagaaaatctgcAGCTGGACAGAATTCTGACAGCTTCTGTGGACGAGATTCAAAGCGTCCGACCAGGGAGATAAACACGCAAGGTTGATGAAATTACAGCAGGAGACCACCGTGAGGGATTACCGGCGGCGATTTGAACAATTTTCGGCCGGCCTTAAAGATATGAGTAATGCAGCCCTAGAAAGTAAGTTTGTGTGTGGGCTGAAGGAAGAGATCCAAAGTGAGATCTGAAAATTGAATCCAGTGGGCCTACAGGCTAAAATGTTAATGGCCCAAATAATTGAGAAGATGATCAAGTGGTTCAATTGAAGAGAATTCATGGGGCAAGTGGAAACCCTAATTTATCACTTAAAATGTCGAATAGTGGGCCAAGCGGGTCGGGAAGTCAAACTGGGTCAAAGGCCTCAAATCGGGTCGCTACATCACGAACGATTACGATTAACCCTAGCCAAAATTCATCGTATTCATCCACGACGATTACTTCATCGCAGGAATCGGGCGCGAAGAGTACGATGTCTCAACCATACCGCCGAATGACTGACAACGAAGTGCGgattaagaaggaaaaatatttgtgttttagatgTGACGAGAAGTTCAGTCCGGGGCACCGCTGCAAAAGACGTGAATTGAACAACATTGTTGTTCAAGAAGGGGAAGACTTAAGTGACAGAACCGATCAAGTGGGGGAAGAAATCGAAACCAACGGGAAATAGTGAATCTGTCGATAAATTCATTGGTAGGTTTCAATTCGCcgaaaaccataaaaattaaaggagaaaTAAGGGGACGTGAGGTTGTGGTGCTGGTCGATGGGGGAGCCACACACAATTTAATTGCAGAAGAGATAGTCAAAGAGCTAAAAATTTCAGTAGAAACCATGGATGCATATGGGGTTGTTCTGGGAACCGGAGGCGTAGTCCAAGCAACCGGTGTGTGTAAGGATGTAAACCTGACAATCGCCAATTTATCAATCACTCACGATTTTCTCCCTCTACCACTCGGGAGTGTCAACATTATATTAGGAGTTACTTGGTTGGAAATGTTAGggaaagtaattttttattacaagttGTCGGAGATGGAATTCTCACTGGGTGAATGGGTGGTAATTCTTCAAGGGGATAGAAGTTTAGTAATATCCCAAGTGTCACTTAAATCGATGATGAAAACCTTTGAGAAGGAAGATCAAGGTGTGTCAATCGAATTAAGTGCAGTTGAACAGTGGGGAGCAAGGGAACACATAGCAGACTACTTGAGTAAACtacaaccaaatttcaaaaagttctTCAGTCCTTTAGCGTTGTGTTTGAACCAAGCAATCAATTACCCCCACCTCACGATCATGATCATGCTATTGAATTAAAACTAGGGGCTCGTGCAGTGAACGTGCGCCCGTATCATTATCCCCAATTTCAGAAAGATGAGATAGAGAAACTAGTTAAGGAAATGCTGCTAGCCGGAATAATTCAGCCAAGCAAAAGTTCCTTTTCAAGCCTGTGCTCcttgttaagaaaaaagatggtaGCCGGCGATTTTGTTGATTACCTAGCACTGAATCTTGCCACTATACCAGATAAGTATCTGATTCCTGTTGTTGATGAACTGTTAGACTTATTATTTGGGGCAACCATATTctccaaaattgatttaaagtcAGGTTATCATCAAATTCGGGTGCGGGCGGCCGATGTTCACAAAACAGCGTTTCGAACCCACGAGGGGCACTATGAATTCCTTGTGATGCCGTTTGGGTTGAAGAACGCTCTGGCAACATTCCAATCAGTCATGAGTGATGTTCTTTCCCCATATTTAcgcaagtttgttttggttttctttgatgacatcttaatttacagcaagtccttggacgagcatttgcaccaattggcaatggttttggaaactctagtagctcatcaactggtagccaactttgaaaaatgccaatttgcggttgacaaaattgaatacttgggCCATGTTATTTCTTCAGAGGGGGTGGCAGcggatccaacaaaaatagaagcgaTGGTTAAATGGCCAGCACCCAAGAACGTGAAGGAGCTAGGTGGGTTTTTGGGGCTAACGGGGTATTATCGGAAATTCGTTGCAAACTACGGTTCTATTGTGCTGCCCCTCTTGACACAATTGTTaaaaaaggtaactttaagtggaatgagacgaccgagaacgcatttcagcagttaaaagtcagcaatgatgtctgtcccgatgctaggtattcctgatttttcacaaagttttgtgctggaaactgatgctttgggtgtgggtattggggctgtcctaatgcaaaatcaacgaccagtggcctttttcagtcaagctttacctattacccataggtttaaggctgtttatgaacgggagcttatggcaatagtgctggctgttcaaaaatggcgaccatatctattgggtaagccttttgtggtgcgtacagatcagaaaagtttgaagtttcttcttgaacaacgggctatcggggagaatatcagagatggatcgctaaactattggggtatgattttgtgattgagtacaagaaaggattggaaaacaaagcggCCGATGCCTTATAGAGATTACCACCGGTATTTGAATTGGGCCTCGTAAGTATTGTGGGCGGGCTAAACCCTTCAGTTTTCATCGATCAAGTGGCTGGAAATGaatctcttaacaatattcgACTATCCTTGATAAATGGACAACAAGCTCCAGAGGGATATTCGCTACAAGGAGGAGGATTCACCtgatattactttattattagctgAATTCCATAACAGCCAGATAGGGGGACATCATggtgcattgaaaacatatcaaaggctAGCAAGGGAGGTATATTGGCGAGGTATGACAGCCCATATCCGCACCTATGTTGCTGAATGTTCCGTGTGTCAACAAGCCAAATACTTGTCTTTAACTCCGGCTGGTTTCCTTCAAGCATTACCCATTCCGGACCGTGTGTGGGAAGATAttagtatggattttattgagggCCTCCCCAAATCCGAGGGTTATGATGTTATATTGGTAGTTGCGGATCTTCTTTCCAAGTATGCACATTTCATCCCTTGAAACATCCATTTGGTGCAAAAGTGGTTGCTGCTGTTTTTATGCGAGAGATTATTCGTTTGCATGGATGCCCCTGAAGTATAGTGTCGGATCGTGATCGTATTTTCACAAGTCTATTATGGGAAGAGTTGTGGAGGTTGTTGGAAACTCAGTTGAGACGAAGCACCACTTACCACCCCCAAACAGATGGTCAAACGGAAGTTGTCAATCGAGGGGTGGAGATATATCTAGGGTGTTTTTCTATGAACACACCTAAACAATGGGTTAAATGGCTAGCTTGGGCTGAATTGAGCTATAATACAACAGTCCGTACAGCCACATTGATGACCCCCTTTGAGGCCCTCTATGGGCGACCACCCCCTCTATATTACCATATGTGAAGGGCTCGAGCCAGGTGAATGATGAAGTAgaccatttgatgaaagaaagagatgaaattttgggcgttttgaaggccaatttacTGAAAGCACAGCAGCGAATGGTCAAATATGCTAATGCTAAAAGACGGGAGGTGCAGTTTGAGGTTCATGATTGGGTTTATGTGAAGTTACGCCCTTACCGACAGTCCTCTCTCAGCCGTTTTAAGCACTCCAAATTGGCCCAAGATTCATTGGTTCATTTATGATCGTGGCACGAATTCGTTTCGTTGCATACCGTTTGGCCCTTCCCAAGGAATCGCTTATACACCCGGtctttcatgtttctgttCTTCGCAAGGTCGTGGGTTCAAACAGGCCATTattcccaatttcaaaagatttggctgctgatttgtctatgcaagtgtctccggtagaagtattgggagttcgcaaaacaatagaaaaggaggacaacttagaagttttgatCCGTTGGAGTGAGGGGACACTTGAAAGTGCAACGTGGGAACAAGCTGCTCTTATTCAAGAAACAGTTTCCTGAATTCCACCTGAGGACAAGGTGGCTATTTGGGGCGGgtaatgatagacctcccatagtaaaggtgtattcccgtagagacaagaataggaagaagaaagaatgattgagagttagttgatatttttctatttgtgtgggcccttaggaatgtgtttgttagagtggggccaagtattttgttatttctctaaGTAATTACTTAAGTTTCTTGAGTGGGAGGGTATGGGTATCTTTTTGGACATATGATTTTGGTATAGACTCTCATTAGAGAAGTGTGTAGAGATTGGGGAGCTCTCAAATCCTCCCcacagttgataaataaaattttggctaaagcCTTGACAAAAGCTAATGTAGAACATCCccttctttatgtttcttgggttttatcctagaggaggtgtttgaattaccatttttatagtttaggattagttatttgaattaacaattttgtatcttgacttagttataagtaaactaactcaaccccaagttagtttaacaactcttgtaatctccagcctataaaaaggcttctcattttcattaataaatcataaaaaaaaaggcattatacataaagatttcctagctttgcaattacaGCACCAAAAGCAATGTACAGTTCAGATGAGACTTTATTCCAGTATAGAGTAGCTCTGTAATTGCAGATCAAGAAAGTGAATGTAGCATGGAAATcccaaattcaatatttgGAAGTTAGCAATTGACAATCTCATTAGTAGGAAGACAGCAGATTATTAGCAAATTCAATGTGATTGAGATCTTTTAGCATGACTGCTTGAGAACTTTTAGCACAACCGGGCAGcaacttcaataacagaaaaacatgcataatgtaggaagacagcagatttcaaattatgacaTTGTATTTATGAACGTCAGGCGATACATtaatgttccaaaattcaaccaaagtatgggtgaaagatatataagaatcttccatgataaggccaagaccaggatatccttatccaaaaaaagaaaaaactaatcaaccaaagtaaattCCATGTATGATTGGGAATTATGGCCATACCTTTGCCAAAAGAACTtcgaggaaatggaaaaactggAGATGTTGCTCATGTATCATTCCCGAACCAGGATTGGGGTAGAGCAAATGGTCAGCGATTTGCTGGATTACAAGcagaaaataacttatattagaaaaaatgaacaatacatacccacatattactgaaattttatgaaatagatttcaagcaaccaatttttatattgaaatgtgatctcacaactatttttattttgaaaagcgaTTTCAAACAACTATGGCTGTCTCATCACGCTTCATGTTATCCAATAATACTACAGGATTAACAAACCCATGCCATGCTAATAATAAGGAATGTCGTGATAACCTTAAATAAACCATACTGCACGTCAAAGGCTGCCCGTGTAATGTTCTCCAtgacatctttaaaaataccacCACCATCAATTCCTGCCTCCTCAACTccaaattcattaacaaaagacaCACGTATCTGCATGCAGAAAAGTGAAGCAATTGacccaacacaaacaagaaaaaactaataaacaattacaagtaaCTCTGCAACTATAGGATGCAGAAGAGGGAAGGGGTCGTTTTCACGagggcaaagaaaaagatagaaaaaagtaagataacaatttcatttttcataaatcatggaAGTCTGAAATTACCGATCCTCGAAGATCAACTTCAGACAATGCACTCATCTGACTGAAAGCATCTTCCAATATATGATTTCGTCGAATTCTAAACCGGTTTCTGGCAAAAACAGCAAGAGATCCATTCCTTTGCCTAGCTGCTGCTAGTTGTGTCTGTGAAATGAGTTATAGAGAAagtaaccataaataaaaaatatcttacatatttctataactaacagtcatccaagaaattcaatattgtggataaggaaaccaaaaaaataacttgcttACAGTGAAAATCTTAACCCTGCTAGTAAACGGTACTAAAAAGGGAACTCGCTTGTGTATATCATTTGCTCTGGTATTTTCCATCACTgcctacaaagaaacaaggccaagtaaataattagaattacgaTCAGATAGtggtttctctcatggaaattccattgcaaaatggaaggttcacttggtctagagacggtaattctccttgaagatcattattagacagattcttcataaatcagatgtgggatatttgttttgaaaattctcgggtttctcgaaaagcacgcatcttctcggatcactttcctttattcttggaggctggttcttttctttggggtccctctccttttcggttttgtaacagctggttggtgtccagtgattctaatcagattattgttgaaacagtgagcaactctaacttccagggatgggctggtttcattcttcatgagcagttgagatcagttaaattggcagtaaaagcttggaatattgctgcgcaagctaaggtaaaaaaaaaacagagaaatccttgatgtcaaaattagaaaaatatgattctgtggctgagttgattggattaaatcaagaagagttgaattctagagctgctttgcaagcggaattacttagtatttatcaaaacgaagagcgtaattttattcagaagagtaaactcaattggctttctttgggtgatgagaatacgggcttcttccaccggtttctaaatgcgaaaaaaagaaggaacctcataactgaattaaaaaatgatgatggggttgtctcgacttcattccgcgacattgaaaggcttgtgctggaattttttgagtcactttataccagaattccgggggacagattcatccctattaacagtaattggtcttgtgtttcctcaattcagaatgaggctcttgttacccaattttcagtggaggagatctttaaggcattaaaggcacttggcaacaataaagctccgggcccggatggcttcacagtgaagttcctaatcacccaatggtctattttcaaggatatcttcaaatcactaatgtcTGATTTCCACAGAAATAGAAGATTAAATGCTTGCATCCAAGAAaactttatttgtttagtgcagaaaaaagagaatgtgactctagtcaaggatttccgtccaatcagccttactacgttagcatacaaggtcgttgcaaaggttttatctgaacgtctaaaacaagttatggatgcaattataagccccactcaaagcgcctttattgaaggtaggcaaattcttgacccaatattaattgctaacgaggccgtggaagattatagggcaaaatggaaaaaaggatggattttaaaacttgacttggaaaaagccttcgatagggtgaattggaactttttagaaaaaaatttatctttgaaaaagtttagttcaaaATGGACATCATGGATAATGGGCTGCCTAAAAATTCCAAAGTATTCAatcttcatcaatggtaagcctagaggccggataacagcatctagaggtatccgccaaggggaccccctctccccctttttattcctcctagtaagtgaggttttaggagaaatcataaacaagcttcatattaacagccagtttgaaggtttccttgttggcaaagacttgatccacctccctttgcttcaatttgtcgatgatactcttctcttttgtaagTATGATGTGAAGATGctccttaaactttaaaacgtcATTAGTTTATTCGAATGGTGTTTGGGGCAGAAAGTAAACTGGGAAAAATCAGCCCTTAGCGGCGTTAATGTGGGAGAGGAAGATTTGTTTCAAACAACAAATCTGATAGGGTGCAAGGTAGAAAAGCTtccgattatatatttaggtctcCTTTTGGGAGGCTACCCTcgacaaaagtctttttggcaaccagtcattgatcgaattcacaagaaacttgaaaggtggaaaagatataacatctctagaggcggaagacaaaccttatgcaactcagttctggttagccttcctacatactacctactttattttctatacctgaaaatgtggctgcctctttgttaaagtgagtttttggattgaaggaaaaggtctgcaatactccttgaaagacaggggaagcagaagattggtgttctatattctggtttgcttattagtattttgttgtttggaattttggattaggaggttttctttgtttgatgtttgtgaattatatgtaacgtgactcattttctgaggttcacggtttgcttatgttgtaagttgtgtttgaattgtcaatataatagaaacactacatcagtgttctatcatgatgtcatccttggaatgcaatggctgcacacgttggggtaactgaagtggattggcggaaactcactttaattttcatacaaaatgaaaagaatgttgttataaggggtgacccgagttt
This DNA window, taken from Cucumis sativus cultivar 9930 chromosome 6, Cucumber_9930_V3, whole genome shotgun sequence, encodes the following:
- the LOC116404534 gene encoding E3 ubiquitin-protein ligase UPL6-like — encoded protein: MENTRANDIHKRVPFLVPFTSRVKIFTTQLAAARQRNGSLAVFARNRFRIRRNHILEDAFSQMSALSEVDLRGSIRVSFVNEFGVEEAGIDGGGIFKDVMENITRAAFDVQYGLFKQIADHLLYPNPGSGMIHEQHLQFFHFLEVLLAKVWP